A section of the Babylonia areolata isolate BAREFJ2019XMU chromosome 1, ASM4173473v1, whole genome shotgun sequence genome encodes:
- the LOC143284073 gene encoding uncharacterized protein LOC143284073, with translation MSRRETLRPRRERAAAVVAPGDPHGGSSRGGGGGRRRRRYQGGPPSQEPEPGPELEPGVVAVRQQLQAKVSGSLRSRGVNAADRWQAKPKGQMTTEEYRRLERQRENKKRWARKERERSKSELEYLRKTNNCLSFKKQELQHQINKLQKWEYRMRMCLSDHECKLTATAPTVVNVVIIPPSERRKMKYKMSGRETTQCGLSHQHFLGSTLGGTPSQPTSGKGKGHSSPKTAGWKRIDHPDFLNHNEGLASPPTSSSLYPHSLLCIESILKSASTAVGAAATVSVNVNAQGIASSGAALNGVLSDDGKATADTGNCSQSHVPQQTTQQHFPEVEDGVTEQTLQSEKLYMIEETDNELPEDITMLLSVISSETDFDASVTGNSTPLTNDTLYQDFDAWEHYHTDTAGSSVERLSGQDMTCGPEVSNASFLPSDQMTPAITAAKYLDISSNTVSSDERPINTDSGPESDSLIAVPVEMMTGADRISASIVNASVGPVVSKRSMSWETRRSRKRSRCSSLSVSHQIDTIADDITIISDHVNIGEDDQNGILWTEVNTDEALGKSLMDILSSV, from the exons ATGAGCAGACGAGAGACGCTCCGCCCAAGACGCGAGagggcggcggcggtggtggcacCAGGGGATCCCCATGGAGGCtccagtagaggaggaggaggaggacgacgacgacgtcgataCCAAGGGGGGCCTCCGAGCCAGGAACCAGAGCCAGGCCCAGAGCTAGAGCCAGGGGTTGTGGCGGTGCGCCAGCAGCTTCAGGCCAAAGTGTCCGGCAGCCTCCGCAGCCGCGGGGTCAACGCTGCTGACCGCTGGCAGGCCAAACCAAAAGGgcag ATGACAACGGAGGAGTACAGGCGActggagagacagcgagaaaacAAGAAACGCTGGGCTCGGAAGGAGAGAGAACGAAGCAAGTCCGAGCTGGAATACCTGAGAAAA ACGAACAACTGCCTGTCTTTCAAAAAACAGGAGTTACAACACCAAATAAACAAGCTACAGAAATGGGAATACAGGATGAGGATGTGCCTGTCAGACCATGAATGCAAACTGACCGCCACAGCACCAACAGTCGTCAATGTGGTCATCATTCCGCCCTCCGAGAGACGCAAAATGAAATACAAGATGTCCGGCAGAGAAACCACACAGTGTGGTTTATCCCATCAACACTTCCTGGGATCCACACTGGGGGGAACTCCCTCACAGCCCACAAGTGGGAAAGGTAAAGGACACTCTAGTCCCAAGACAGCAGGGTGGAAAAGAATCGACCATCCCGATTTCTTGAACCACAACGAGGGTCTGGCCAGTCCACCGACAAGCAGTTCCCTGTATCCACACAGCCTCCTGTGTATCGAATCAATTCTGAAGTCTGCATCGACGGCGGTGGGGGCGGCGGCCACGGTCAGCGTGAATGTGAATGCCCAGGGAATTGCCAGCAGCGGCGCCGCGCTGAACGGAGTTCTTTCAGACGACGGGAAGGCAACTGCTGATACTGGAAACTGCAGTCAGAGCCATGTTCCTCAACAAACAACCCAGCAACACTTCCCAGAAGTTGAAGACGGTGTCACAGAGCAGACGCTGCAATCCGAGAAGTTGTATATGATTGAGGAAACTGACAACGAACTGCCTGAAGATATCACGATGTTATTGTCAGTCATATCTTCCGAGACAGATTTTGATGCGAGTGTTACGGGAAACTCCACACCTCTTACAAACGACACGCTCTACCAAGACTTTGATGCGTGGGAACACTATCACACAGACACTGCGGGAAGTAGTGTGGAGAGGTTGTCGGGTCAAGATATGACCTGTGGTCCAGAAGTTTCTAACGCCAGTTTTCTGCCTTCGGATCAGATGACTCCAGCTATTACCGCAGCAAAATATCTAGACATATCGTCAAACACTGTATCGTCCGATGAAAGACCGATAAACACCGACAGTGGACCAGAAAGCGATTCCTTGATTGCAGTCCCCGTAGAGATGATGACTGGAGCGGACAGGATCTCAGCCAGTATCGTCAACGCCAGCGTCGGACCAGTGGTTTCGAAACGCTCCATGTCCTGGGAAACACGGAGATCACGGAAACGCAGTCGATGctcctccctctcagtctctcaccaGATCGATACCATAGCCgacgacatcaccatcatcagcgaCCACGTCAACATTGGGGAGGACGACCAGAATGGCATTCTGTGGACAGAAGTGAACACGGACGAAGCCCTGGGGAAATCGCTGATGGACATCCTGTCCAGCGTGTAA